In Nocardia sp. NBC_01327, the genomic stretch TTCGGTACATTGCGGCGATCGATCGGCCCTCCTCATCGCTTCGCTCGGTGTGGCCCGGGGCGGCTTGGGCGGTGGCGGCGATTGCCATCGCCAGATCGGTCTTTCGGGAGGCATGGATCGGCAGGTTGTTGCGGAACGCACCGCCGCCGCGCAGCGCGGTGTACGTATCGCCGGAGAGCGGAGCGTGCACGACGGTCAGCAGCGCGGTGTCATCGCGGACCAGGCTCACGGCCACCGTCCACTCGGGCAGACCGTGTACCGCATTGACATTGCCGTCGGCGGTATCGACCACCCACCACTCACCCGCGCCGAGCAGTCCGGTCTCGAACTCGCCTGCCCAGTCGGCATGCGGTCGCACGGCTTGCAGTCCAGGACGCAGGATGTCCTCCGCCAGCTGATCATTGTGGGTCAGTGCCGCGCGGATTTCCTCCCAGTCGCTGGGCGCCGCGCCCATGGCAGTGAATTCCGCGGCCTGGCGAGCGCCTGCCCTGCGCACGGCAGCGACTACTTGCTCGAGTTGTGTGCTCTCGATCGTCGCGCTGGTCATCATCTTCTCCTTCGCTGTGCGGTGGTTGCTGCGGACAGTTCTATCGGCGTTGCACGCGTACAGAGCGCTCAGGGCGATGGATATGCTCAGTACTGGACAAAGGAGAAGGACAGAAGCATGGAATCGGACACCACCCTGGATGATCTGGACCGCCGCATCGTCTCGGCCCTGCAGATCGACGGTTTCGCTCCGGTCGCCCTGATCGGCGACGTACTGGGCGTTTCCGGCCGGACGATCTCGCGCCGTGTGTCGCGGCTGACCCGCTCGGCGGGGCTGCTGGTGACCCGGGTGCCGGCCCGCACGTCCTATCCGGCGGATGCCTCGATGGTGTTGCGCGCCAAGGTGCTGCGAGGTCGTATCGATGCCATTGCCGATGCGCTCGCCCGGCGCCCGGATGTGCCCTTTGTGGACATCACCCTCAGTGGCGACGAGATCGTCGCACTCGCGATCGCCGATCCGCGGGTGCGGGATCGCCTGATCTACGAACAACTTCCGGCCAGCAGTGCCGTGGTGTCCACCACCGCCCTGTCGGTGCTGCACGTCTTCGCGGACGCCGCCGACTGGCGCGCGGGATACCTCACTCCCGAGGAGATCGCCGCGCTGACGCCGCCGGCCGCGACCGAGTCCGCCGCGCCCGATGCCGCTGATAATCACCTGCTGGCCGAGCTGACCCGGGACGCCCGCCTCGGGATCTCCGTCTTGGCCACCGCGACAGGACAATCCGAATCCACCGTGCGCCGTCGTCTGCACCGGTTGCGCGCGATGGGACTGCTGCGCACCCATGTGTCGATCGATGCGGCGCTGATGGGCTACGCGGTCGATGCGCACATCTGGATGAGCGTGTCCCCGGGACGGCTGCACGACACCGGATTACGGCTGGCGGGCGATCACCGTGTGCACGGGGTCATGGCGACGACCGGGCCGACGAATCTGCTCGCCACGGTCTTCTGCCGGAATTTGCCCGGACTCTATGAATTCGTCACCGATACGCTCGGCCCTCTGGATATCGCGACCGTCGATACGAGCGTGGTCGGCCGCGCCGTCCAGCGTGCCGGTTATCGAGGCGCGACGATCCGATAGTGGTGACCGAAATAGTACCGTTGTGCCACTTCGAATTTGAGTGTCCAAGCGTTTGCCCGCAGGAAAGAAGTTGGCACAATAAGTCATCTACTGCCCATTCCGCTGCGGCGAGTCGTGCCACTACAGTGATGGTCGGTCCAGGAGGTGTGGGGTAAGTCCCTGGGTCCGTTCGGGTGGTGGGGGTTTCGCTCGGCTCTCCCGGTGGCAATGTGCAGCCGGGTGAAACCCCTACCGTACGAGCTGGTTACGTACATTCGAGGTGAGGGTGGCGATGACAGCGGTGACAGTTCCCAAGGCCCAGCAGTTGTTGACAACGCAGCAATTGCTGACCGATGTGCTGCATCGATACGGCAGTGTGGATGCCTTTCTCAACCGTCTCCGCGGCGCGCTCGACGCGCCAACTGTCGAGTTGCCGAATGTCAGCCCGGACGACCTCGAGTCGGGAGGCAGTGGCCGTCATCGCCGCCCGGATATGGGCTGAATTCGCCTCTCGGAATTCGCCGGCGATTGCCGTCAGATCAGGTGCGCGCCGCCGGTATTCGGGGTCGGCGCGGTAACCGTATCGGTGGGGCGCGGGCTCATATCGAGAGTGACCTCGTGCTGGGCGTCGACGCCGCGCACCAGTGAGATGGGAAGCGTCCCGGACCCTGTCGCTGCGCTCAGTGCCGTGTGCAATGCGGTAATCGAGCGGAGATCTCGGTCGTCGGCGCGCAGCAGCACATCGCCGGTCCTGATTCCCGCGCCCTCCGCTCGCGAACCGGGCTCGACCTCCCGGACCAGCAGTCCGGTGAACTCGGGGAGCCCGACTGCCCGGCGCATCTGCACGGCAATGTGCGCCGGCGCCAAAATCATTCCCAGCCTGGGAAATTCATCGTCGGGAACCGATCCTTCGAAGGACACCAGCAATCGGCGCAGAATGCTCTCCAGGGCCTCGCGCTGCTCGGGATCGAGCGCGGCGAGTAGTCGATCCTCGATGCTCAGGTGCGCGGGCGTGACGCGGTCGAACAGTTCACGGCCCGCGGTGGTCAGGGCCACGCGCGTATTGCGCTTATCGCCCGGATCGGGGGAGCGGGTGACCAAACCCTGCTCCACGAGTCGATCGACGCGGACGCTGATCGTGCCGGAGGTCAGCCCGAGCTCGCGCATCAGCACCCGCTGCGAGATCCCGCCGGCGCCCTCGTGCAGCCGCAAGG encodes the following:
- a CDS encoding Lrp/AsnC family transcriptional regulator; amino-acid sequence: MESDTTLDDLDRRIVSALQIDGFAPVALIGDVLGVSGRTISRRVSRLTRSAGLLVTRVPARTSYPADASMVLRAKVLRGRIDAIADALARRPDVPFVDITLSGDEIVALAIADPRVRDRLIYEQLPASSAVVSTTALSVLHVFADAADWRAGYLTPEEIAALTPPAATESAAPDAADNHLLAELTRDARLGISVLATATGQSESTVRRRLHRLRAMGLLRTHVSIDAALMGYAVDAHIWMSVSPGRLHDTGLRLAGDHRVHGVMATTGPTNLLATVFCRNLPGLYEFVTDTLGPLDIATVDTSVVGRAVQRAGYRGATIR
- a CDS encoding inositol monophosphatase family protein produces the protein MTSATIESTQLEQVVAAVRRAGARQAAEFTAMGAAPSDWEEIRAALTHNDQLAEDILRPGLQAVRPHADWAGEFETGLLGAGEWWVVDTADGNVNAVHGLPEWTVAVSLVRDDTALLTVVHAPLSGDTYTALRGGGAFRNNLPIHASRKTDLAMAIAATAQAAPGHTERSDEEGRSIAAMYRNALVVRSGVPSTQHLARLAAGQLDVFWLHGQDRAATVAGALLVAEAGGVVTDIGGRAWTPASDTFLATAPGVHAAAVTALTNH
- a CDS encoding MarR family transcriptional regulator, with the translated sequence MSSSTRAQTGPEGPQDSVDRLLAGLTRSLPELDHSPVAVVQRLGRVRRIIEAEVEAGFAEFGLTGSDYVALATLRLHEGAGGISQRVLMRELGLTSGTISVRVDRLVEQGLVTRSPDPGDKRNTRVALTTAGRELFDRVTPAHLSIEDRLLAALDPEQREALESILRRLLVSFEGSVPDDEFPRLGMILAPAHIAVQMRRAVGLPEFTGLLVREVEPGSRAEGAGIRTGDVLLRADDRDLRSITALHTALSAATGSGTLPISLVRGVDAQHEVTLDMSPRPTDTVTAPTPNTGGAHLI